Proteins found in one Thalassomonas actiniarum genomic segment:
- a CDS encoding DUF6445 family protein, with protein sequence MSDVSLKVSGSFLLNESACITRLTLGQEKIPLLIIDNFVRDPDELIAAAEGGGFAADGQNFYPGKRKPAPGHYSRQLSEIFLFHFKAAFGLENAVHARTLASTFAISDTSLQQLRPIQMLPHFDTCDSHQFALVHYLCGEEHGGTSFYRHRSTGFETISESRLAVYGPKLKQQAIASQLHKNPAYINGSNDLFEQIFSVDAAMNRMIIYPSKALHSGNINPDLGLSSEPKQGRLTISSFIVVG encoded by the coding sequence ATGTCAGATGTTTCACTTAAGGTGTCAGGCAGTTTTTTATTAAATGAAAGCGCCTGTATCACCCGGTTAACCTTGGGGCAGGAGAAAATTCCGTTATTGATCATCGATAATTTTGTCCGGGACCCGGATGAGCTTATTGCCGCCGCTGAGGGCGGTGGTTTTGCAGCGGACGGGCAAAATTTTTATCCCGGGAAGCGCAAACCCGCACCTGGGCATTACAGCCGCCAGCTGAGTGAGATATTTTTATTTCACTTTAAAGCCGCTTTTGGTCTGGAAAATGCGGTCCATGCCCGAACACTGGCTTCGACCTTTGCCATCTCAGATACCTCTTTGCAGCAGTTAAGGCCGATCCAAATGTTACCGCATTTTGATACCTGCGATAGTCATCAATTTGCCCTGGTGCATTATTTATGTGGCGAAGAGCATGGCGGTACTTCATTTTATCGCCATCGCAGTACCGGGTTTGAAACCATCAGCGAATCCCGCTTAGCGGTATATGGCCCGAAGTTAAAACAGCAAGCCATTGCGAGTCAGCTCCATAAAAATCCCGCTTATATCAATGGCAGCAATGATCTCTTTGAGCAAATATTTTCCGTGGATGCCGCCATGAACCGGATGATTATTTACCCGAGCAAGGCACTGCATTCAGGCAATATCAATCCGGACTTAGGTTTGTCATCCGAGCCAAAACAGGGCCGGTTAACCATCAGCAGTTTTATTGTGGTCGGGTAA
- a CDS encoding hydrolase, whose translation MKKFKTLSALLTAATLAFSSIGWAQNEPAANKFSETLTPDNAMLAMIDHQTGLLVGVRDLDPMLLKNNIRGLTAMAKVLELPSVITSSYPGGPNGPIMPDILENLPDAPVINRQGEINAWKSPEFKKAIEKTGRKKIIMAGLVTDVCLLFPALSAVAEGYDVYAVIDASGTWNDTVQQAAIARMTQAGVKVTTWGSVLAEIMDDWRSPKGMELGGVLGTHTSYGWVYDSYMSQASQGK comes from the coding sequence ATGAAAAAATTTAAAACCCTTAGCGCGTTATTAACCGCTGCAACCCTGGCTTTCAGTTCTATCGGCTGGGCCCAAAATGAGCCGGCCGCTAACAAATTTTCCGAAACGTTAACCCCGGACAATGCCATGCTGGCGATGATTGACCATCAAACCGGTTTATTGGTTGGGGTCAGGGACTTAGATCCTATGTTGTTAAAAAACAATATCCGCGGCTTAACCGCTATGGCCAAGGTACTGGAATTGCCCAGTGTTATCACCTCCAGCTATCCGGGCGGACCAAACGGCCCCATCATGCCGGATATTCTGGAAAATCTGCCCGATGCCCCGGTGATTAACCGTCAGGGAGAGATTAATGCCTGGAAATCACCTGAGTTTAAAAAAGCCATAGAAAAAACCGGGCGCAAGAAAATTATTATGGCAGGTCTGGTCACCGACGTTTGTTTATTATTTCCGGCCCTGAGTGCGGTTGCCGAAGGGTATGATGTTTATGCCGTGATTGACGCCTCCGGTACCTGGAATGATACGGTACAGCAGGCGGCTATTGCCCGCATGACTCAGGCGGGAGTGAAAGTGACTACCTGGGGCTCAGTGCTGGCGGAGATCATGGACGACTGGCGCAGTCCTAAAGGCATGGAGCTAGGCGGAGTTTTGGGCACTCACACCTCTTATGGCTGGGTATATGACAGCTATATGTCCCAGGCCAGCCAAGGCAAATAA
- a CDS encoding tryptophan halogenase family protein, which yields MDKPTKTVVIVGGGNAGWLTAGRLAAKHKSNKAQGLEVILVESPSIPAIGVGEGTWPTMRATLMALGISESDFIRECDASFKQGAKFAKWVDGSEDDFYYHPLVLPQGFGKGDLAGHWLAQQAGEKRESFSQAVCFQEAICENSLAPKTIRTPEFADIANYAYHLDSGKFSRFLQKHCIEKLGVKHIVDDVTGVDSATNGDIAAVKTQNNGEITGDLFVDCSGFSSLLLGKHYQVPFKSCSDVLFIDTALAVQVPYEHEQEEIASHTISTAQEAGWIWDLGLQHRRGVGYVYSSKHSSEAQARAVLKQYVGDKFDELTVRKIPIVSGHRETFWKNNCVAVGLSAGFLEPLEASALVLVELSAQMISEQLPQTRAVMDIVAQRFNETFHYRWQKIIDFLKLHYILSKRSDNAFWCDNRDPSTIPESLQQVLALWKYRAPADHDFTSNNEVFPAASYQYILYGMGFESDYSLSLYALDDIDFAQSQFAQNKKKIAQVMANLPGNRELLNKIKRFGLGRI from the coding sequence ATGGATAAACCCACTAAAACCGTCGTGATAGTCGGCGGCGGTAATGCCGGCTGGCTTACCGCAGGCCGGTTGGCGGCAAAACATAAAAGCAACAAGGCGCAAGGTTTAGAGGTGATCTTGGTTGAATCACCCTCAATACCGGCTATCGGGGTGGGGGAAGGCACCTGGCCGACAATGCGCGCCACCTTAATGGCGTTAGGGATCAGTGAAAGCGACTTTATTCGTGAGTGCGATGCCAGTTTTAAGCAAGGAGCTAAATTTGCCAAATGGGTAGACGGCAGCGAGGATGATTTTTATTACCATCCACTGGTATTGCCGCAAGGTTTTGGTAAAGGGGATTTAGCCGGGCATTGGCTGGCGCAGCAAGCGGGAGAAAAGCGTGAGTCTTTTTCACAAGCAGTTTGTTTTCAGGAAGCAATATGTGAGAACTCCCTGGCACCAAAAACCATCAGAACCCCGGAATTTGCCGATATTGCCAACTATGCCTATCACCTGGACTCAGGTAAATTTTCCCGGTTTTTACAAAAACATTGCATTGAAAAACTTGGCGTAAAGCATATTGTCGATGATGTTACCGGCGTTGACAGCGCGACAAACGGCGATATTGCCGCGGTAAAAACGCAAAATAATGGCGAAATCACCGGTGATTTGTTTGTTGACTGTAGCGGTTTCTCCTCGCTGTTACTGGGCAAACATTATCAGGTACCGTTTAAAAGTTGTAGCGATGTATTATTTATCGATACCGCATTAGCGGTGCAAGTGCCTTACGAGCATGAACAGGAAGAAATAGCCTCCCATACCATTTCTACCGCCCAGGAAGCCGGTTGGATTTGGGATCTCGGGCTGCAGCATCGCCGCGGCGTGGGTTATGTTTATTCCAGTAAACACTCCAGTGAAGCGCAGGCGAGGGCGGTACTTAAGCAATATGTCGGTGACAAGTTTGACGAGTTAACGGTGCGGAAAATCCCTATCGTCAGCGGTCACAGGGAAACCTTCTGGAAAAATAATTGTGTCGCCGTGGGCTTGTCGGCGGGTTTTTTAGAGCCGTTGGAAGCGTCGGCTTTGGTCTTGGTGGAATTATCGGCGCAAATGATCAGCGAGCAGTTACCGCAAACCCGTGCCGTGATGGACATAGTGGCGCAACGTTTTAATGAAACTTTTCATTATCGTTGGCAAAAGATCATAGATTTCCTAAAGTTACATTATATTTTGAGTAAACGCAGCGATAATGCCTTCTGGTGCGATAACCGTGATCCGAGCACTATTCCCGAAAGCTTGCAGCAAGTGCTGGCCTTGTGGAAATATCGTGCCCCGGCGGATCATGACTTTACCAGCAATAATGAGGTTTTCCCTGCCGCCAGTTACCAGTATATTTTATATGGTATGGGCTTTGAGAGTGATTATAGTTTGTCACTCTATGCACTGGACGATATTGACTTTGCCCAAAGCCAGTTTGCACAAAATAAAAAGAAAATAGCACAGGTGATGGCAAACCTGCCGGGTAATCGTGAACTGTTAAATAAAATCAAGAGATTTGGCCTGGGCCGGATTTAA
- the rsgA gene encoding ribosome small subunit-dependent GTPase A translates to MNFSKLQPLGWSNYFLQQMALADTLTENGPQPFRISAIYRSRIDAIGEDGEQTLMCPDHFLPVSQHIAVGDWVLARKRHEHLYIENILMAKNRIERYSGHEHQLIAANLDYLWIVTSANEDFNLKRLQRYLALAYEFSVEPVVILTKTDLGNKEAYLKQIRSLSISEVHGVCAHQVETLAPLSAYFHPGNTIALVGSSGVGKSTLVNLVSKGEQLTREIRSDDGKGKHTTTSRQLFFSEQQVAFIDTPGMRELQLPGAMEGIRQVFAEIDALAHECKFSDCRHDEEPGCAVQAAITNGSLSEEQFASYQKLLKEDAFLQRRDAGTYAMKQQQRAFAKMVNSHKKEKW, encoded by the coding sequence TTGAATTTTTCAAAATTACAGCCACTTGGCTGGTCAAACTATTTCTTACAACAAATGGCTTTAGCCGATACTTTGACGGAAAATGGCCCACAGCCTTTTCGTATCAGTGCTATTTACCGAAGCCGCATCGATGCCATAGGGGAGGACGGAGAACAAACCTTAATGTGTCCCGATCACTTTTTGCCTGTCAGCCAGCATATTGCCGTAGGGGATTGGGTGCTGGCACGCAAACGCCATGAGCACCTTTATATCGAAAATATCCTGATGGCGAAAAACCGTATTGAACGATACTCGGGCCATGAACACCAGCTGATTGCCGCCAATCTCGATTATTTGTGGATCGTCACCAGCGCCAATGAAGACTTTAATCTCAAACGCTTGCAGCGTTATCTGGCACTGGCCTATGAATTTTCCGTTGAGCCTGTGGTGATACTGACAAAAACCGATCTCGGCAACAAAGAAGCCTATCTTAAACAAATCCGCTCGCTGAGCATTAGTGAAGTGCATGGTGTTTGTGCGCATCAGGTAGAAACGCTGGCGCCGCTATCGGCCTATTTTCATCCTGGTAATACCATAGCTTTGGTGGGCTCTTCCGGTGTGGGAAAATCAACCTTAGTCAATCTTGTTTCAAAAGGGGAGCAGCTTACCCGGGAGATCCGCAGCGATGACGGTAAAGGTAAGCATACCACCACCAGCCGACAACTGTTTTTTAGTGAGCAGCAGGTGGCCTTTATCGATACTCCGGGTATGCGGGAATTACAGCTACCCGGGGCAATGGAGGGCATCAGGCAGGTCTTTGCCGAAATTGATGCACTGGCGCATGAGTGTAAGTTCAGTGATTGCCGCCATGACGAAGAGCCCGGTTGTGCGGTGCAGGCGGCGATAACAAATGGTAGCTTGAGCGAAGAGCAGTTTGCCAGTTATCAAAAATTATTAAAGGAGGATGCCTTTTTACAGCGCCGGGATGCGGGCACTTATGCCATGAAACAACAGCAAAGGGCGTTTGCTAAAATGGTCAACAGCCATAAAAAGGAAAAGTGGTAG
- a CDS encoding LysR family transcriptional regulator, whose product MKNLNDMLVFATVVEKGSFTAAALAYDLPKSNISRKITRLEQSLGARLLERSTRAQHLTEVGKVYYQHCLRIQEEMQSAELSVNTLMASPRGQLKICTSVAVGQGLLSPYLAGFKRLYPEVRLELNLSNRRVDLIEEGYDLTLRVGELEDSNLMAKKLCSRELYLYASPGYLTSVKMKAGDFHSPEQLANLDCLLMTNLDSKQQWQLYQGKKSARVEIQAAFCCDDFNVLCRLAQDDAGITVLPDYIGQQAVNQGTLVRILPQWRYKKADIYALYPSHKGAMPKLRALLDYLETCFKVKEP is encoded by the coding sequence GTGAAAAACTTAAATGATATGTTGGTATTTGCCACCGTTGTCGAGAAAGGCAGTTTCACCGCTGCCGCCCTGGCCTATGACTTGCCCAAGTCCAATATCAGCCGCAAAATTACCCGGCTGGAGCAAAGTCTGGGGGCGCGCTTGCTGGAGCGCTCTACCCGCGCCCAGCACCTGACGGAAGTGGGCAAGGTCTATTACCAGCATTGCTTGCGCATTCAGGAAGAAATGCAAAGCGCCGAGTTGTCGGTGAATACCTTAATGGCCTCCCCCAGGGGTCAACTTAAGATCTGTACCTCAGTTGCCGTTGGCCAGGGCCTGCTCTCCCCCTACCTCGCCGGATTTAAACGCCTCTATCCCGAGGTACGGCTGGAGCTAAATCTCAGCAACCGCCGGGTAGACTTAATCGAGGAGGGTTATGATTTAACCTTGAGGGTCGGTGAACTCGAAGACTCCAACCTGATGGCAAAAAAACTCTGCAGCCGGGAGCTATACCTTTATGCTTCCCCGGGATATTTAACCTCGGTGAAGATGAAAGCCGGTGATTTTCACTCCCCCGAGCAGCTTGCAAACTTAGACTGCTTATTGATGACCAACCTGGACAGCAAGCAGCAGTGGCAGCTGTACCAGGGCAAAAAAAGCGCCCGGGTGGAGATCCAGGCGGCCTTTTGCTGCGATGATTTTAATGTCTTGTGCCGCCTGGCCCAGGATGATGCCGGTATTACGGTATTGCCTGATTACATCGGCCAGCAGGCGGTTAACCAGGGAACCCTGGTGCGTATCCTGCCACAGTGGCGCTATAAAAAAGCCGATATTTACGCCCTTTATCCCAGCCATAAAGGCGCCATGCCTAAACTCAGGGCGCTGCTTGATTACCTGGAAACCTGCTTCAAGGTAAAGGAGCCATAA
- a CDS encoding SapC family protein, with protein MANLVAVDNQNHLTTRVDPDKSELHGAGLHLLPVVVSEFTQVGLQYPIVLTKKGDTGQFVFAAMLGFEAGENLFWQNESWQGVYLPLQIRRQPFFIEKVEKNAGSDTDTAGEEGDYIVCMDTSSPTICFDVSSGIGDDTGSGDSSEKGLPLFDETGHDSEYFLQVKECLSQLLSGELDNQRLLDHLQEMDLLQSMSLDITFENQQTRKVTGLYTIDQQKLAKLTDEQVLTLHKSGLFAPIYTFIASQGQIHTLIDLKNKQLA; from the coding sequence ATGGCGAATTTAGTTGCGGTAGATAATCAAAATCACTTAACCACCAGGGTTGACCCCGATAAGTCGGAATTACATGGCGCTGGGCTACATCTGCTGCCTGTCGTGGTGTCCGAATTTACCCAGGTGGGGCTGCAATACCCGATAGTGCTCACCAAAAAAGGGGATACCGGACAGTTTGTGTTTGCGGCCATGTTAGGTTTTGAGGCGGGTGAAAACTTGTTCTGGCAAAACGAAAGCTGGCAAGGGGTTTATTTACCGCTGCAAATCCGACGCCAGCCGTTTTTCATTGAGAAAGTTGAGAAAAATGCCGGCTCGGATACCGATACTGCCGGCGAAGAAGGCGATTATATTGTTTGTATGGATACCAGCAGCCCGACTATCTGTTTTGATGTCAGCTCCGGCATCGGCGATGATACCGGCTCAGGTGATTCATCAGAAAAAGGTTTGCCGCTGTTTGATGAAACCGGTCACGACAGTGAGTACTTTCTGCAGGTTAAGGAGTGCCTGAGTCAGCTACTTAGCGGTGAGTTGGATAACCAGCGGTTATTAGATCACTTGCAAGAAATGGATTTACTCCAGTCTATGTCATTAGATATTACCTTTGAAAATCAGCAGACCAGGAAAGTAACCGGCTTATACACCATAGATCAACAAAAGCTGGCGAAATTAACCGATGAGCAAGTGTTAACTTTGCACAAGTCGGGTTTATTTGCGCCGATATATACCTTTATTGCCTCGCAGGGGCAAATACATACCTTAATTGATTTAAAGAATAAGCAGCTTGCTTAA
- a CDS encoding pirin family protein has protein sequence MRLLHFNDLPQGGFAGLRERQLVIDPKMNRGRVHPTAASGIGNFVYLADANFKPKGETGLHPHREVDVISVMVDGRISHAGSLEHGQQLNAGSVQVQRAGGEGFSHNEINPDNKENNMIQLWVLPEQAGQKAGYKVYQPQAGQRMRIYGGNEGQEDTFASKTAIDIAQPLAGEQLEHKGKVMAYIVKGSASFNGKTVKPRTLVRSDGLTVKAISDSKIILIYVR, from the coding sequence ATGCGATTATTACACTTTAACGATCTGCCCCAAGGGGGCTTTGCCGGGCTGAGAGAACGTCAACTGGTGATCGACCCGAAAATGAACCGTGGCCGGGTCCACCCGACTGCCGCCAGCGGCATAGGCAACTTTGTTTATCTGGCAGATGCCAACTTTAAACCTAAAGGGGAAACCGGGTTGCATCCCCACCGGGAAGTGGATGTGATTTCTGTGATGGTGGACGGGCGCATCAGCCATGCCGGTTCGCTGGAGCACGGCCAGCAGCTTAATGCCGGTTCGGTGCAGGTGCAGCGCGCCGGAGGAGAAGGCTTTAGCCATAACGAAATCAATCCCGATAACAAAGAAAATAACATGATCCAGTTATGGGTGCTGCCTGAGCAAGCCGGGCAGAAAGCCGGTTACAAGGTCTATCAGCCGCAAGCAGGGCAACGCATGCGTATTTATGGCGGCAACGAAGGGCAAGAAGACACCTTTGCCAGCAAAACCGCAATCGATATTGCCCAACCCCTGGCCGGTGAGCAGTTGGAGCATAAAGGCAAAGTGATGGCCTATATCGTTAAAGGCTCGGCCAGCTTTAACGGGAAAACGGTGAAACCCCGCACCCTGGTGCGCAGTGACGGCTTAACCGTTAAAGCGATATCGGACAGCAAAATCATCCTGATTTATGTGCGCTGA
- a CDS encoding M12 family metallo-peptidase: protein MIKSKIALALGLSLLTSAAMAAKPVNSIMNASAQANAWGKDRVLQNIAGKAQSRAIDLVELDAQSIMLDSDEISLSVNGRDLTILKNSAKQTGNGTLIWAGNILETASATTGLDPRNSVTFVRNNNKVTANIRLEGELYQLRPLAGSGHALITVDESQAPADHPAEFDHIAKAAKQDMKAAIQAKPGTDPGTPPDPGPTETIRIMVHYTPAAAAASGDINGLIDLAIAETNQGYANAGVTINMELAGKYQVNYTESGNFETDLARYRETSDGVMDSIHNTRDQISADVGMLMIDNGQYCGLASGIGSTAETAFAAVHYDCATGYYSFGHEVGHLQSARHDPKNDPTKTPYAYGHGYQADRAGWRTIMAYNCRRGCTRINYWSNPFVQYNGDVMGTEASSFNALVLNTTKTEIAAFR from the coding sequence ATGATCAAAAGCAAAATTGCTTTAGCCCTTGGCTTAAGCTTGTTAACCTCAGCTGCCATGGCAGCCAAGCCTGTCAATTCCATCATGAATGCCAGTGCCCAGGCCAATGCCTGGGGCAAAGACAGGGTATTACAGAATATCGCCGGTAAAGCCCAGTCGCGCGCTATCGACCTGGTAGAGCTTGATGCCCAAAGCATTATGTTAGACAGTGATGAAATCAGCCTGAGCGTTAACGGCCGCGATCTCACGATTTTAAAAAACAGCGCCAAACAAACCGGCAACGGCACCCTGATTTGGGCGGGTAACATCCTGGAAACTGCCAGCGCAACGACAGGTTTAGACCCGCGTAATTCCGTTACTTTTGTCCGTAACAATAATAAAGTGACCGCCAATATCCGTCTTGAAGGCGAACTGTATCAATTACGCCCGCTGGCGGGTTCTGGCCATGCCCTGATCACGGTTGATGAGAGCCAGGCACCGGCAGATCACCCGGCAGAGTTCGACCATATCGCCAAAGCCGCCAAGCAGGACATGAAGGCGGCAATCCAGGCCAAGCCGGGCACTGATCCGGGCACACCACCGGATCCGGGACCGACTGAAACTATCCGTATCATGGTACATTATACTCCGGCAGCAGCTGCCGCCAGCGGTGATATCAACGGCTTGATTGATTTGGCTATCGCAGAAACCAACCAGGGATATGCCAATGCCGGTGTGACCATTAATATGGAACTTGCCGGTAAATACCAGGTGAACTACACCGAAAGCGGCAACTTTGAAACCGACCTTGCCCGTTACCGTGAAACCAGTGATGGCGTGATGGACAGTATCCACAATACCCGGGATCAAATCAGCGCCGATGTCGGGATGCTGATGATAGACAACGGCCAATACTGCGGCTTGGCTTCCGGTATCGGCTCTACGGCAGAAACCGCTTTTGCCGCCGTGCATTATGACTGCGCCACAGGGTATTACTCCTTTGGCCACGAAGTCGGCCATCTGCAGTCTGCCCGTCACGATCCGAAAAACGATCCGACCAAAACCCCTTATGCCTACGGCCACGGCTACCAGGCCGACCGTGCAGGATGGCGCACCATTATGGCGTATAACTGTCGCCGCGGCTGTACCCGTATCAACTATTGGTCAAACCCTTTTGTCCAGTATAACGGTGACGTGATGGGCACAGAAGCCAGCAGCTTCAATGCTTTGGTATTAAATACCACCAAAACTGAAATTGCGGCTTTCCGTTAA
- a CDS encoding potassium channel family protein, producing the protein MIALFLINSLVVIAAVLVHYEFLYRMTRFIPKMKIHHRYRIVLGVLGALTAHAFEIWIFALAYYFFNSAEGWGHLSGNVSGSLLDCGYFSFTVFTTLGFGDIQPEGDLRYLTGIESLTGLVLITWTASFLYYEMQKHWGLD; encoded by the coding sequence ATGATAGCCCTGTTTTTGATCAATAGCCTGGTGGTGATCGCCGCGGTACTGGTACATTATGAGTTTTTGTACCGTATGACCCGCTTTATTCCGAAAATGAAGATACATCACAGATACCGGATTGTCCTTGGTGTACTCGGCGCCTTAACCGCACATGCCTTTGAGATCTGGATTTTTGCCCTGGCCTATTATTTTTTCAACAGCGCTGAAGGTTGGGGACATCTTAGCGGCAATGTTAGCGGCAGTTTATTGGACTGTGGTTATTTCTCCTTTACGGTTTTTACTACCTTAGGTTTTGGCGATATCCAGCCGGAGGGAGACTTAAGATATTTAACCGGCATAGAGTCATTAACCGGTTTAGTGCTGATCACCTGGACTGCTTCGTTTTTATATTATGAAATGCAAAAGCACTGGGGGCTTGATTAA
- a CDS encoding DUF1614 domain-containing protein produces MPAGIFALVCFFLLLVLWPLIFMDIMLLALVKLGIPPFFGLFIILAIVVGSFINIPLKRYRFREEIKSDWLKLYGLEHRFLPLRLKQNEMVIAVNVGGCLVPLLLALYQLGRLFMTGGLLMAMAAIIINVVICYHLSKVKPGVGILLPAFYPGIIAGLCGLLFYPQNPSAVAFCSGILGPLIGADLLNLKQIVQLRAGTASIGGAGTFDGIVISGFIALLLT; encoded by the coding sequence ATGCCCGCCGGGATCTTTGCCCTTGTTTGTTTCTTTTTGCTGCTGGTTTTGTGGCCATTGATCTTTATGGATATTATGTTGTTGGCGTTGGTGAAACTTGGTATCCCGCCTTTTTTCGGCTTGTTTATTATTCTGGCGATTGTCGTCGGCAGTTTTATTAATATCCCGCTGAAGCGTTATCGCTTTCGCGAAGAAATCAAGTCCGACTGGCTGAAGTTATATGGCTTAGAGCACAGATTTTTGCCCTTAAGGCTAAAACAAAATGAAATGGTGATCGCCGTTAATGTCGGCGGTTGCTTGGTGCCTTTACTGCTTGCCCTGTACCAACTGGGGCGTTTATTCATGACAGGGGGGCTGTTGATGGCGATGGCGGCCATTATCATTAATGTCGTGATCTGCTATCACCTGTCTAAAGTAAAACCCGGCGTCGGTATCTTGTTACCGGCTTTTTACCCCGGCATTATTGCCGGGCTTTGCGGGCTGTTATTTTATCCGCAAAACCCCTCGGCGGTGGCTTTTTGCTCCGGTATTCTCGGGCCGTTAATCGGTGCTGATCTTCTTAATTTAAAACAAATCGTTCAATTAAGGGCGGGCACGGCCAGCATAGGCGGTGCCGGTACTTTCGACGGTATAGTCATTTCTGGTTTTATCGCATTATTGCTGACCTGA